One genomic window of Candidatus Methylomirabilota bacterium includes the following:
- the rapZ gene encoding RNase adapter RapZ, whose product MPAEQSAASVPAPRFVIITGMSGAGRSYAIKCLEDLGYFCVDNLPTTLIPTFAELCEHSSRDIRMIALGVDIREGEYLAHLMETLDKLRAQGHKPEVLFLEAGEETLVRRYQETRRRHPLAGEGGVLEGIRAERKALAHLRGVADRILDTTGLSVHQLKDRLVEAYGPHGTRDGLTVSLMSFGFKHGAPYDADLVFDVRFLPNPHFVAALKPLDGRDEPVAQYVLSFEEARQLLAKLEDLLRFLVPLYQREGKAYLTVAIGCTGGRHRSVTLVESLRRALEATGAAPVVRHRDIDRE is encoded by the coding sequence ATGCCTGCCGAGCAATCGGCCGCGTCCGTCCCCGCTCCTCGCTTCGTCATCATCACGGGCATGTCGGGAGCGGGGCGCAGCTACGCCATCAAGTGCCTCGAGGACTTGGGATATTTCTGCGTGGACAACCTGCCCACCACCCTGATCCCGACCTTCGCGGAGCTCTGCGAGCACTCGAGCCGCGATATCCGGATGATTGCCCTGGGGGTGGACATCCGCGAGGGCGAGTATCTCGCCCACCTCATGGAGACGCTCGACAAGCTCCGGGCCCAGGGGCACAAGCCCGAGGTGCTCTTCCTCGAAGCGGGGGAGGAGACCCTGGTGCGGCGCTACCAGGAGACACGGCGCCGCCACCCCCTGGCCGGCGAGGGCGGCGTGCTCGAAGGCATCCGCGCCGAGCGGAAGGCCCTGGCCCACCTGCGCGGGGTCGCCGACCGCATCCTCGACACCACCGGGCTCTCCGTCCACCAGCTCAAGGACCGGCTCGTGGAGGCCTATGGTCCGCACGGGACGCGCGACGGGCTGACGGTCTCGCTCATGTCCTTCGGCTTCAAGCACGGCGCGCCGTACGATGCCGATCTCGTCTTCGACGTGCGCTTCCTGCCCAACCCGCACTTCGTGGCGGCCCTCAAGCCGCTGGACGGCCGAGATGAGCCCGTGGCCCAATACGTGCTGTCCTTCGAGGAGGCGCGGCAGCTCCTCGCCAAGCTCGAGGATCTGCTCCGCTTCCTCGTCCCCCTGTACCAGCGCGAGGGCAAGGCCTACCTCACCGTCGCCATCGGCTGCACGGGGGGCCGCCACCGCTCGGTCACGCTCGTCGAGTCCCTGCGCCGGGCGCTCGAGGCCACGGGTGCCGCGCCCGTGGTCCGGCACCGGGACATCGATCGTGAGTGA